The DNA segment ATTCATCAGGGCCTAAGCCTAGGCGTTCCATTACACCAGGGCGCATACCTTCAATTAAGCCATCAGCTTTAGCAACAAGCTTTAACACTAATTCCTTGCCTTCGTTGGACTTTAAATCAACCGCGATTGAACGTTTGCCACGCTTTAAAATATCAGTCGAGCCAAAATCCGTTGACGCATCGGCTTTGCCCATGGCTCGTTCAACGACAATAACTTCAGCGCCCATATCCGATAACATCATTCCGGCAAATGGACCTGGGCCAATGCCTTCAATTTCAATGAAAGTAAAACCAGTTAAAGGACCAGACTTTTGATTGTTATTTTTCATGAATATCTTCCTCTAATTAATACCAAGTCTACTAAGTTTTTTCCCACTCAGTGAGAATTAAAAGTCTTATAGACAAGGCACTGATTGCAGAGAATGGTTGTTCCCTTGTCAAAATTAGTAACGAAGGCTATACGCCTTTTAAACTCACCCTTCGGGAGCTTGTCAGTGGTCCACTAACTTCACAAAACTTCATTAATATAGAATCACTATATCAATAAAATTTAGTTTGTTATTGAACCGCTGACATAGCTCTGAGCTGTGAATAAACTTAATAGAATTGGTATATAAGCCCAGAACTAATCTGGGCTTTTAATTTTAATAAGCTTAGCTTATCGAATTGTTATAAATTCACAACTTTAATTTCAGCTTCAGCAGCTAAATCGCCATGTTTGAAAATGTTGGTTAATTTTTGCTTTTGTGCTTCAAACGTTTCAACATTATCTTCTTTTACATGACCAAAGCCTCGAATTAAATCAGGTAACTCAGCAATCTCAACCGCTAGCGCATAATTACTCGCTTCAAGGCTACCAATTACTTCTTCAATCATTGCAAAGTAATCTTCAATTAACTGACGTTCCATTTTTCGCTCGGCGGTTTTGCCAAATACGTCAAATGCAGTGCCACGTAAGCCTTTAAATTTAGCTAAAATACCAAACGCTTTCAGCATCCAGCCACCAAGGCGAATTTTCTTAGGCTTGCCGGTAACTTTATCTTTAGGAGCAATGCCAGGAGGAGCTAAATTAAATTCTAATTTAAAGTTACCTTCAAATTGAGCATTTAGTTTTTCAACAAACTCACCATTTGCATAAAGCCTTGCTACTTCGTATTCATCTTTATACGCCATTAATTTGTAAGCATATAATGCGACTGCTTGGGTCAATGAATTGTCAGTAATATCCAGCGTTTTTTCCGCTTGCGAAACTTTATCTACTAACGTTTTATAACGATTAGCATAGGCACTATTTTGATAATCGGTTAAGTCATTAATACGCATTTCGATGCGTTCACTTAATGATTTAATATCATCTTGGCTATCATTTTCACCTGCGATTAAACGTAATACGGATTGTTGATCATTGGCAAATATTCGGCCCCACATAAACGCTTGTTGATTAAATTCAACGGCGACACCATTTAATTCAATTGCTTTTAATAAACTATGTTCAGTTAAAGGAATTTTGCCATTTTGCCACGCATAGCCGACAACAAAAAAGTTAGCAGCAATAGAGTCGCCCATTAATTGTGTTGCCACTTTATTGGCTTCAATAAACTCTAAATTGTCACCTAAACTACCTTCAAGTCGTTCTTTAACTGCGTCAATTGGATATTGCAAATCGCCATTACGGGTAAACTCCCCTGTAATTGCTTGATGATTATTTACGACTGCAAAGGTTTTACCCTCTTTAACCATAGAAAGGGATTCATTATCACTACCTGCCAACATGTCACAACCAAGCAATAAGTCACACTGCCCAGAAGTAATACGTACTCCTTTTATAGCGTCTGCATTATTGCCAATTTTTACATGCGATTTAACCGGCCCACCTTTTTGAGCAAAGCCAAGTTGCTCAACAACTGAAACTCCTTTGCCATCAACATGAGCAGCCATACCAAGTATTTGACCAACTGTGATTACACCAGTACCACCTACGCCAGTAATTAATACATTATAGGTTGTATCACCTTGCAACTGATACGGGGTCACTTCTGGTACATGAGGTAAATCAGCAATACCTGCGGCTGCGCCTTTACCCTTGCGAACTTTGCCGCCTAATACAGTTACAAAGCTTGGACAGAAACCATCGTTACAACGATAATCTTTATTACAAGTAGACTGGTTTACCATACGTTTGCGACCAAACTCTGTAGATTTTGGCTCGACTGATAAACAGTTAGATTTTTCTCCACAATCACCACAACCTTCACAAACTCGGTCATTGATAAACATGCGTTTAGCTGGATCTGGGAACTTGCCGCGTTTACGACGACGACGTTTTTCCGAAGCACAGGTTTGGTCATAAATTAAGATGGTTACACCTGGAATTTCTCGCAACTCTCGTTGTACTAAATCAAGCTCATCTCGATGGTTAATCGTTGTGCCTTTAGGGAATGCACGATAGGTTTTATACTTTTCTGGTTCATCAGTCACTACCGCAATGCGCTCTATACCTTCAGCGCGCATTTGGTCTGCAATACTATTAACTGAAATAGGACCATCAACCGGTTGGCCACCTGTCATAGCAACAGCATCGTTATATAATATTTTATAAGTGATATTTACCTTGGCAGCAATAGCCGCACGAACAGCAACAGAGCCTGAATGATAATAAGTACCATCGCCTAAGTTTTGGAACATGTGCTTGGTTTTTACAAAGTTTGATAAACCAATCCAAGTACCACCTTCACCGCCCATGTGAGTGTATAAATCTACGTCTCGATCCATCCAGTTAGCCATATAATGACAACCTACTCCACCAAAACTACGACTGCCATCAGGCGTAACTGTCGACGTATTATGTGGACAACCTGAACAGAAATAAGGCAAACGCGCCATATCTAATGAAGGTAACTGCCCTAATTTACAACCTGAGTTTTGTAACTCATCTAAGTTGGTAGCAATTAAATCATTTGGATTGATATCTAATAAACGTTTCGCCAATACTTTGGTGATATCGTCTGTATTAATGTTGCCTGAGTTGCGTAGCAAAATATTACCACTTTGATCGTGTCGGCCAAGAATTGTTGGACGCTCATTCTCAGGTAAATCGTAACAAGCCTGTATAATACCTTTTTCTAAAATTTCACGCTTATCTTCGATAACGATTACTTGTTCAAGACCTTGGGAAAATTCACGATAAGTTTGCAGGTCTACAGGATATGGCATCGATACTTTTAATACCTTTATGCCTAAGCTATTTAGCGCAGATTCATCTAAACCTAAATCTTTAAGCGATTGCATGGTGTCGCGCCAAATTTTGCCCATTGCGACAATACCAACTTTCGGTTTGTCAGAGCAGAATGTCACCTTGTTTAAGTTATTAGCTCGAGCAAATGCTAATGCCGCAGGTAATTTATGTTCTTTAATGCGTTGTTCTTGAGCATATGGTGAATCGACTTTACGCGAATTAACACCGCCTTCAGGAAAATCAAAATCAGGGTATTTAATTTCAAAACGATTTTCAGCAATGTTCACTCGTGCTGAGGTTTCAATAGTTTCAGGTAAAAGTTTATAACCAACCCAAGCACCACTAAATCGTGAAAGTGCCACACCCATTAATGCCAGATCTAATACTTCTTGAATATCAGCAGGGAATAAAACCGGCATTAATAAATCTTCAAACAATACTTCAGAATGATAATTATTAATGGTTGAAGCCATGTTTGGATCGTCACCGGCAAGAATTAAGGCTCCGCCATGTGTCGAGCTACCATGCCAGTTACCTTGACGAAGACCATCTAGAGTTTGATCAAGGCCGGGACCTTTTCCATACCACATAGAGAATACACCGTCATAATTTGCATCACCAAAGTAATCAATTTGTTGTGTTCCCCAAACAGAAGTCATCGCTAAGTTTTCGTTGATTCCTGGAATAAACTTAATATGATTGTCTGTTAGGCGTTTTTCTTCGCGCCATAACTGTACATCCATTGCCGTCATTGGTGAACCACGGTAACCTGAAATATATCCAGCTGTGTTTAAACCGTTCTTTTCATCTAACCAACGCTGCTCTAATAACGCACGTACAAGTGCTTGCGAGCCAGTCATGTAGGCGTTATCGTTATTGCGTTCGTACTTATCTTGTAATTTTATTTCTGAGTTTGACATGTGTAAGCTACCTAGCAATTAATGAAGTTCTAATTCAGCTTCAACTTCAACGCTAAGGTTCATTGGCAATGCAGCCATACCTACTGCGCTACGACATGCCATGCCACATTCTTTACCAAAAATTTCAATAATTGTTCGAGAGAAACCATCAATAACAGGTGTTTGTCCATTAAAACCTGGTGCAGTATTTACCATGCCCAATACTTTTACCCATGACTTAATGCTAGATAGTTCGCCTAATTCACGTTTAAGCGTACCAACCATCGCTAACGCTGTTAATTTCGCAGCTTCTTGTGCTTGCTCCAAAGAAATGCTGTCGCCAACTTGGCCCATTAAATGAGTAGCGATGGTGCCATCAGGGTTAAGTGCACCATGTCCAGAAACAATGACTCTCTTATCAATCACTTTCACCATTGAAAGTAACACTTCAAAGCCAGGAGGAAGTTGCAGCTCACCGGTAATGGTATAGCCAAGCTCTTGCATACGTTGTTCTGGAGTTTTGTTGTCTGACATAATGTTCTCTCTTTTGCAGTAACAGCGAACGTGCTGTTAATACTATATTTATTGTAGTTATAGTTTTTATTACTAGGATGATTTTAAAGTAGCACGCAGCTTAGTAAAAAAATTGTCAGAATCGGCAAAGGCATTGCCCGAAGGTTTTAACAGCGACTAAAACTGTTCTTATTAAGCAGAAGTGTTTATCTATGAGGGAGTGGTAAAATTTATCTTAAACCTTACCACTATTGTCTATTTTTATATTTTTATATTTTTACTATTTGAAGCGCAGAATATCACTGCTAATACTGGTTATATCTTTTGCGCCAGAAACAATCATTGCTCGCTCTATTTCCGTTTTGAGCATATTAATCACAAACTCTATTCCTGGGCTGCCAGCCGCTGATAAACCATATACAAATGGTCTTGCTGTAGAACAAGCTGTCGCCCCCATCGCTAATGCTTTAACAACATCGGTGCCACGGCGAATACCACCATCGAGGATAATTTCAGCTTTACCAGATATTGCATCAACAACTTCAGGTAATGCCGAAAACGTTGATGGGATTGCGTCATAGTTTCGTGCCCCCTGGTTTGAAACAAACACACCATCAGCGCCTATTTCAACAGCTTTTTTAGCATTATCTGCCGACATAATGCCTTTTATTGCCATTGGTCCGTCCCAGTTATCACGGATCCATGCCAGAGTGTCCCATGTTACCGGGCAAACCAAGTTATGAAACAGCCAGTTTTGATCTTTGCCTTGGTCAAAAAAGTTCTGAAAATTGGCAAAATCTGGTTTACTTTTCATATAGCCTAACACCCACTTAGGATGGGCTAACAGCGACAGTATGCTTCTTAATGGAAATGTTGGCGGAATACCAAAGCCGGTTCTGGCATCACGTTCGCGATTACCATGGACCGGATTGTCGATTGTCACAATAATCGCTTTATAGCCGCTGGCTTTAGCTCGCTCAAGCATATTTTTCATGATCGCTTTATCACGAGCAGGTTGTAACTGAAAGAACTTCGGCGCATCAGTTGTCACTGCTACATCTTCCATAGAGGTAGTAGCAAAGTTCGACATCGAATAAATACAACCAGTGTTAGCAGCAGCTCGAGCTGTGCCTTTTTCACCATCAGTATGCATCACCTTATGCGCGCCCCAAGGCGATAACAAAACAGGCGATGCAGATGTTTGCCCTAAAATAGTAGTGGTGAAATCTGCCGATTCTAAGCCAGTGCCATAGTTTGGCATCAAGGTTACATCATCAAAGGTACGGGTGTTTTCTTTTAGCGTTTTTTCATCATCGCCACCACCATCTATGTATTCTCTAATGGCTAATGGTAATGCTTTATGAGCAGCACTGCGTACATCGTTTATATTTAAACAATGTTGTAACCCGTTAGGAACCTTATGCTCGGAATGGCTCATTTATTTACACCTAGTTTATTATATTTATACTGAGTCTTACTTTACACATTTGTTTATAACCGCACTTATCTGTTTAGGAATTGCAATTGAAAAACTGCCAAAAAAGATAAATTTTACGCAAAAATTAGCATGGGACTTGCTCAATCAACTAAAAATGATAAATAAGTCAAAACAAGCAAATAGCTTAATATCAGTTCAGATCCTCTTTGCTTACAACAGTATAGTGCTAATATGAGAAGAGTATTTTTACCAAGTCTATAATTTAGCGACGGAGTTGATTGATGAGCATTGAAGATTATAAAAAAGATGATGAGCACGGAAATTCTTGTCAAATAAATGACCATGATTCAATTTTAAATTATCCTTTTTCGATCCCTGAGCAATATCAAAAGCAATTAATTTGTGACGATATTTATTGGTTTAGAGTACCTCTGCCGTTCAAGCTTGATCACATTAACTTGTATTTAATTAAAGATGGTGATGGTTGGTGTTTAGTTGATACGGGCATGGGCACAAACTACTCTAAACAGTTTTGGCAAACTTTATTTGAAAGCGCGCTTGAAGACAAACCGGTCAATAAAATAATTATCACTCATAATCATCCAGATCACGTTGGCCTGGCGAGTTGGTTACAACAAAAGTATGACTGCCCGGTGTTAATCACTCAGCGTGAGTACGACATGATGGCCTATTTATTCAGTATCAGCGGCAGTACACCACCTAAATACTATCTCGACTTTTTACTGCGCGCAGGTATGTCGCCTGAGTTTACCGAAAAAGTTGAGCAAGAACGTGACGATGGCTTTGACAAAGCCGTTGATGGTTTACCGCGCAAATGTCAGTTTATTCGCCATGGTGATGTCATAGATATTGGCAAGCACCAATTTGAGATCATTGTTGGTAGCGGCCACTCACCTGCTCATGCAAGTTTATACTCTAAACAGCTGAATTTATTATTCTCTGGTGATCAAGTGATACCAGAAATCCCATCTATGGTGACCTTGTATCCGAAGAATCCTAAATTTAAAGATCATCGTAAGCAAAATCCATTAGGACGCTGGCTGAATGCCTTAAATGGTTTAAAGCAATTGCCCAGTGATACCTTAGTTTTACCATCACATTCAAAACCATTTATTGGGTTACATAAACGCATCGACGAAATTATAGAAAATCATTGTAAGTTATTAAATAAGCTCATCGATTGTTTAGGTGATGAAAAAACAGTGAGCCAGGCAATAAAACCTATCTATAAACGTGAAGTTAAAGATAACATTTATGTAATGTTTGTCAGCGAGCTACTCGCTCACATTCAATTTTTGGAACAACTCGGCATAGTCGAACGTGAAGCAACTGACACTGTCGATCTGTTTAAAACCGTTAAGCAAGTTGACTTGTGTAAAGAGATTGGCCGCTTTTTAGAAGCACCTTGTTGCCAATAAACAATCGCCAAAGTTCAACTTATCAATCAAACAAGTTGAACTTACAGCATCTTATTATTAGCTTTTAAAACATTAAGCTGTATAGGTAACCCGCAGAAACTGCCATAGTAATAATCACCACTAAAAATGCTGCTATCATTTGATTTTTAAAGATAGATTTTAATAAAATCACCTCAGTCAAGCTTGCGCCTGCACTACCAATGATTAATGCCATTACTGCGCCAAGGCTCATACCTTTTGCCGCTAACGCTGCACTTAATGGAATTACCGCTTCTGCCCGAATATATAATGGAATACCAATTACAGCTGCAATTGGCACAGCAAACGGATTGGACTCACTGGCAACACTGGCGACAAATTCAGCAGGCATAAAACCATAGATCATAGAACCAAGCGCGATACCGCCAATCAAATACGGTAAAACCTTTTTAAAATCTTTCCAAGTACTGTTCCAAATACGCAGCCATTTATTGTGCTGTTTGACGGTGCTGTTACAACTACTTGCACAGCCTTTGCTTTCGGGAGCTGCATACGCTTGAGGTTTTATGTATTTTTCAAAACCTAGCTTTTCCAAAGTATAGCCAGCAACAACAGACACCCCCATTGCGATTATAAAATAGAACACAGTTACTTTTAAACCAAAGGTTACGGCAAATAACCCGATAATAATCGGGTTCAATAACGGGCTGGCAAATAAAAATACCATCATAGTACCAAACCCGGCTTTTGCCCGTAGCAACCCTTTTAGAAAAGGAATGGTTGAGCAAGAGCAAAATGGAGTGATCGCGCCAAGAAATCCGGCAATAATGTAACCTTTGCCATTTTTGCTGGATAAGATACTTTGGATTTTACTTGCGGGAATATATTCCTGTAACACGCCAACAAAATAGCTGATCAGCAAAAATAATAAAGTAAGTTCTACAGCAAGAAACGCAAACATATTAAGCGAGTCCATGAGCATTTGGGTAGTAATAGTCATTAAAATAACCTTCGACATTTCTAGATTGGTCGAAATATATAAAAACAACTTGCTCAAGTCAATATATTTCTAGTAATATCGAAATATATATAAATAAAAAGGTTATCTATGAACATTGAAGTTATTGCCAAAGCACTCAAAGAACTTGGTCATCCGACAAGGCTCACTATATTCAAAAGGCTGGTAAAATCTGGGTATCAAGGCGTTGCGGTTGGTGTTGTTCAAGAGGAATTGAACATTCCCGGATCAACGTTATCTCATC comes from the Thalassotalea nanhaiensis genome and includes:
- a CDS encoding RidA family protein — its product is MSDNKTPEQRMQELGYTITGELQLPPGFEVLLSMVKVIDKRVIVSGHGALNPDGTIATHLMGQVGDSISLEQAQEAAKLTALAMVGTLKRELGELSSIKSWVKVLGMVNTAPGFNGQTPVIDGFSRTIIEIFGKECGMACRSAVGMAALPMNLSVEVEAELELH
- a CDS encoding indolepyruvate ferredoxin oxidoreductase family protein; translated protein: MSNSEIKLQDKYERNNDNAYMTGSQALVRALLEQRWLDEKNGLNTAGYISGYRGSPMTAMDVQLWREEKRLTDNHIKFIPGINENLAMTSVWGTQQIDYFGDANYDGVFSMWYGKGPGLDQTLDGLRQGNWHGSSTHGGALILAGDDPNMASTINNYHSEVLFEDLLMPVLFPADIQEVLDLALMGVALSRFSGAWVGYKLLPETIETSARVNIAENRFEIKYPDFDFPEGGVNSRKVDSPYAQEQRIKEHKLPAALAFARANNLNKVTFCSDKPKVGIVAMGKIWRDTMQSLKDLGLDESALNSLGIKVLKVSMPYPVDLQTYREFSQGLEQVIVIEDKREILEKGIIQACYDLPENERPTILGRHDQSGNILLRNSGNINTDDITKVLAKRLLDINPNDLIATNLDELQNSGCKLGQLPSLDMARLPYFCSGCPHNTSTVTPDGSRSFGGVGCHYMANWMDRDVDLYTHMGGEGGTWIGLSNFVKTKHMFQNLGDGTYYHSGSVAVRAAIAAKVNITYKILYNDAVAMTGGQPVDGPISVNSIADQMRAEGIERIAVVTDEPEKYKTYRAFPKGTTINHRDELDLVQRELREIPGVTILIYDQTCASEKRRRRKRGKFPDPAKRMFINDRVCEGCGDCGEKSNCLSVEPKSTEFGRKRMVNQSTCNKDYRCNDGFCPSFVTVLGGKVRKGKGAAAGIADLPHVPEVTPYQLQGDTTYNVLITGVGGTGVITVGQILGMAAHVDGKGVSVVEQLGFAQKGGPVKSHVKIGNNADAIKGVRITSGQCDLLLGCDMLAGSDNESLSMVKEGKTFAVVNNHQAITGEFTRNGDLQYPIDAVKERLEGSLGDNLEFIEANKVATQLMGDSIAANFFVVGYAWQNGKIPLTEHSLLKAIELNGVAVEFNQQAFMWGRIFANDQQSVLRLIAGENDSQDDIKSLSERIEMRINDLTDYQNSAYANRYKTLVDKVSQAEKTLDITDNSLTQAVALYAYKLMAYKDEYEVARLYANGEFVEKLNAQFEGNFKLEFNLAPPGIAPKDKVTGKPKKIRLGGWMLKAFGILAKFKGLRGTAFDVFGKTAERKMERQLIEDYFAMIEEVIGSLEASNYALAVEIAELPDLIRGFGHVKEDNVETFEAQKQKLTNIFKHGDLAAEAEIKVVNL
- a CDS encoding MBL fold metallo-hydrolase: MSIEDYKKDDEHGNSCQINDHDSILNYPFSIPEQYQKQLICDDIYWFRVPLPFKLDHINLYLIKDGDGWCLVDTGMGTNYSKQFWQTLFESALEDKPVNKIIITHNHPDHVGLASWLQQKYDCPVLITQREYDMMAYLFSISGSTPPKYYLDFLLRAGMSPEFTEKVEQERDDGFDKAVDGLPRKCQFIRHGDVIDIGKHQFEIIVGSGHSPAHASLYSKQLNLLFSGDQVIPEIPSMVTLYPKNPKFKDHRKQNPLGRWLNALNGLKQLPSDTLVLPSHSKPFIGLHKRIDEIIENHCKLLNKLIDCLGDEKTVSQAIKPIYKREVKDNIYVMFVSELLAHIQFLEQLGIVEREATDTVDLFKTVKQVDLCKEIGRFLEAPCCQ
- a CDS encoding alpha-hydroxy acid oxidase, translating into MSHSEHKVPNGLQHCLNINDVRSAAHKALPLAIREYIDGGGDDEKTLKENTRTFDDVTLMPNYGTGLESADFTTTILGQTSASPVLLSPWGAHKVMHTDGEKGTARAAANTGCIYSMSNFATTSMEDVAVTTDAPKFFQLQPARDKAIMKNMLERAKASGYKAIIVTIDNPVHGNRERDARTGFGIPPTFPLRSILSLLAHPKWVLGYMKSKPDFANFQNFFDQGKDQNWLFHNLVCPVTWDTLAWIRDNWDGPMAIKGIMSADNAKKAVEIGADGVFVSNQGARNYDAIPSTFSALPEVVDAISGKAEIILDGGIRRGTDVVKALAMGATACSTARPFVYGLSAAGSPGIEFVINMLKTEIERAMIVSGAKDITSISSDILRFK
- a CDS encoding permease, translating into MTITTQMLMDSLNMFAFLAVELTLLFLLISYFVGVLQEYIPASKIQSILSSKNGKGYIIAGFLGAITPFCSCSTIPFLKGLLRAKAGFGTMMVFLFASPLLNPIIIGLFAVTFGLKVTVFYFIIAMGVSVVAGYTLEKLGFEKYIKPQAYAAPESKGCASSCNSTVKQHNKWLRIWNSTWKDFKKVLPYLIGGIALGSMIYGFMPAEFVASVASESNPFAVPIAAVIGIPLYIRAEAVIPLSAALAAKGMSLGAVMALIIGSAGASLTEVILLKSIFKNQMIAAFLVVIITMAVSAGYLYSLMF
- a CDS encoding ArsR/SmtB family transcription factor, which produces MNIEVIAKALKELGHPTRLTIFKRLVKSGYQGVAVGVVQEELNIPGSTLSHHISSLASAGLITQRREGRVLYCVVEYAQFLQVIDFLQDECCLDDMKCD